A region of the Bremerella alba genome:
ACCCCTCTCCGACGAACAAGCCCGCCTGGCAGACGATGCGAAATCCCTTTCCGATGACATCGCCGAACAGGAAGAAGGGGGACGCCCCACTGACGCATCCCAGGAAGCGGATGCCGAGTCTCAGAACGGTAAGTCCGGCGAATCAGAAGACCAAGAGGGCAAGTCAGAAGAATCCAAAGAGGGTGAGCCCTCTGAAGGCCAGGAAGGTGAAGACAAGCCTGGCGACATGAACTCATCTGGCGATGATCCCCAAGACGGGCAAAGTAAAAATGGCCAAAGCAAAGAGGGCCAATCGAAGGAAGGTCAGTCAAAAGAGGGTGAGTCCCAAGAAGGCCAATCTTCGGAATCCGAAGGGGAGCCCAAGGATGGAGAATCGTCCGACCAAGAAAAGAAAGAAGGCGATTCCGAGAAGGAGGACTCTGAGAAAGAGGACTCCGAAATGAAGGACGGGAAATCAGAAAAGTCAGACGGCCAGAAGGGTGAATCCCCCATGGAAGGCCAATCGCAGGAAAACCAAGAGGGCAAGTCAGGCGAGAAAAGCCAGCAAGGACAACAGGGGCAACCCAGCCAGCAACAAGGGCAGCAGGGCCAACCAGGCGAGCAGTCGCAACAAGATCAACAGCAGCAACAAGAGTTCTCGCCCCGCAAGCGTATTGAAGAAGCTCAGCGACGGATGCAAGAGGCTCAAAAGAAGCTGGATGACGCTGACAAAGAGGGTGCCGTTCAAGAACAACAGGCAGCCCGCGATGAGTTAGCCCAAGCAATCGCCGAGTTGGAAGAGATACTGCGACAGCTTCGTGAAGAGGAAATCGAACGCGTCCTGGCGCGTCTGGAAGCACGCTTCATGAAGTTGCTCGAAATGCAACTTCGCGTGAACGACGATACCGAACGACTCTCGCAAATTCCACTCGACCAACGAGGCTCTGCCGAAGACGCTGAGGCCGGCAAGCTGAGCTTCTCGGAGAAGCAAATCATGGTCGAAGCTGACAAGTGCCTGGAACTTCTTAAAGAAGAAGGTTCCTCGATCGCTTTTCCCGAATCGATGATGATGGTTCGCGAAGACATGCAGGAAGTTGCCAATCGGCTGGGACAAGCCAAGCTCGACAGTTTGACCATCACCATTGAAGAAGACATCGTCACCGGTCTCGAGGAACTTCTCGAGGCCCTCAAGCAAGCTCAGAAGGATCAGGAAGAACGCAAACAACAACAACAACAGCAGCAACAGCAGCAACAGGGTGAAGAGCCGCTTGTTGACAAGATTGCCGAGCTTCGGCTGATCAAGTCGATGCAAGTTCGCGTCAATCAACGAACCAATCGATACGCTCAAATGCTGGACGATGCCGACGACGAGGTCGGTCAGGCGACCAGCGACGACTTGAAGAATCTGTTGCGAGATTTGGCCGAACGCCAAAGCCGCATTTATGACATTACTCGGGACAATGTTCAGGGGAAGAACCAATGAGTTTTCGCCGAATTGCCTGCTGCGTTTGCAGCATCGTCGCTCTCGGGGGACTTCACGTTTCCGCAGGATTTGCCCACGCGGAATCGGGTCTCGCCGTCGCCGACCATTGGACACCTCCCACGCGACAACAATTGGCCGAAGATCTCACGGCCTGGAGCCAGATCACCAACGCCCCTTCCACCACCAAGCAGAAGCTGCTGACCCTTTGGATGGAAGACAGCAACACCACGCTGAGCCTGCGAGAGCTACTCGATCAATCGCTGGAAATCAGCTCTGAAGGTATTTGGCAGCAGCTCCAAGCGTTCCAAGAGACGGGCGTGTATCAAGGGCCGATCGAGCTCGATCCCAGCGACCCCGATGCCTGGCCGCCCGGTTTTCTCGTACATCATGCGAAATTCGTTTACGGGAAGTGGCTCGCCGAACAAGGCTTCTACGATGAAGCATTGAATGAACTGAGCGAGCCGACTCCCGATCAGGTGGTCGACCCGGCGGCTCTCTTGTTCTTTGAAGCGGCCTGTCAGCACTACCTGCTGCAAAAAGAAGAGTGTGTTGGCACGCTGAAGCAGCTACTGGCCCGTTCCGAAGGACTTCCGGCTCGTTACCTCGCTTTGTCTCAGATGATGCTTAAGGATATCGAACCGCTTGAGACCGACTCGCTCGATGAAGTTGCCCGACTGATGCGCGACATCGAACGCCGTCTCGATCTCGGCCGCGCCGGTAAGAAAGTCCGCCAGACCGAAGAAGATGTCGTCGCCAAGCTTGACAAGATGATCGAAGACCTGGAAAAGCAGCGTCAACAGCAGCAGCAACAACAACAGCAAGCCCAGGGTAGCGGGCAAGGCTCGCAGCCGCAGCAAGACAGCAAGCCGGGCACCGAAAGTGGCCCTGGCAATGTCGATCCCAAAGACATGAAGAACAAAGGAGAGTGGGGAAACCTGCCTCCTAAAGAGCGTCAGGAAGCGTTGCAGCAGATCTCCAACGAGTACCCTTCGCACTACCGCCGGGCCATTGAAGAATACTTCCGCAAGATTGCTCGCGACCCATCCTCGGCCAACAACTAACCACCCCCGACCTTTGTCGCTCTGAGACATGACGCCTCATGAAGACGTTTTCCCTAATCATGCTATCGCTGCTCGCCGCTCCCCCTGCGGTCGAGGTCCAGCAATTGGACGGATCTACCACCAATGGCGCTCTTGTCGAGTTGTCTAATGACTCGCTGGAAATTCAGCTAGCCGATGGCAAGTCGTCCGTGTTACCCTCCAAAGAAATCATAAGCGTCCGTCCGCTCTCGCAGAACGACGCAACCACGGCTCCATCGGTTAGCAAAGAGTTGATTTTCGCCGGTGGTTCGCGATTGTTTTTAGCCGACATGCTGGTCTCGTCTCGCAATGCCGAACTCATGCTGACCGCGGGAGCACGCGTCGAAATCGGTAGAAGCGCGTTGAAAGGGGTCCGGATCTTGACTGCCGATTCGCAGTCTGCCGACCCCGAGGATGACCCTCTACACCAAAAGTGGCATGAACTTGCCCAACAGCATACCGGAGGGGACGCGATCGTTCTCAATCGAGAAGGAATGCTAACGGTTCAAGAGGTGGTCATTCACGCCGTGACCGCCGATGGAGTCAAAATTCAACTTGACGACATCACCACCACTGTCAATCCATCCAAGCTGTACGGTCTCCTCTTTTACCAGCGTGCCGCACGCGAATTCCCCGCGCCGCTGTGCGTCGTCCATTTGAACGATGGATCGACGCTGGTTTCCCAGTCGATCAAGATGAACAACGGCGAGACCCGCGTTACCATTTTGACCGGGACCGAGATCCCAATCCCTTTCGATCG
Encoded here:
- a CDS encoding NPCBM/NEW2 domain-containing protein; amino-acid sequence: MKTFSLIMLSLLAAPPAVEVQQLDGSTTNGALVELSNDSLEIQLADGKSSVLPSKEIISVRPLSQNDATTAPSVSKELIFAGGSRLFLADMLVSSRNAELMLTAGARVEIGRSALKGVRILTADSQSADPEDDPLHQKWHELAQQHTGGDAIVLNREGMLTVQEVVIHAVTADGVKIQLDDITTTVNPSKLYGLLFYQRAAREFPAPLCVVHLNDGSTLVSQSIKMNNGETRVTILTGTEIPIPFDRVTKLDFAAGNIQFLDELKPARVTWTPVLKSAIAVDDLSLVYAPRMNQSFQGDLLQLEEDQQPQVYSRGIAVHATSELLYDLPSGFRQLQMRVGIAPQSLGTCTAKLQVIGDQKILFEKDFSNQTPPEDIALNISGVRRLKIVVDASDGEDFGDVLHLCQARLLK